In Streptomyces sp. NBC_01408, one DNA window encodes the following:
- the murG gene encoding undecaprenyldiphospho-muramoylpentapeptide beta-N-acetylglucosaminyltransferase, whose amino-acid sequence MHVVLAGGGTAGHIEPALALADALRRQDPSVGITALGTERGLETRLVPERGYELGLIPAVPLPRKPTPELITVPGRLRGTIKAAEEILIRTKADCVVGFGGYVALPGYLAAKRLGVPIIVHEANARPGLANKIGSRYAHAVAVSTPDSKLRGARYVGIPLRRSISTLDRAAVRPEARAAFGLDPNLPTLLVSGGSQGARRLNETIQQIAPTLQRSGIQILHAVGPKNELPRVDNMPGMPPYVPVPYVDRMDLAYAAADMMLCRAGAMTVAELSAVGLPAAYVPLPIGNGEQRLNAQPVVKAGGGLLVDDAELTPEWVLSQVLPVLSDPHRLYEMSRAAGEFGRRDADELLVGMVYEAIAAHRAR is encoded by the coding sequence GTGCATGTCGTACTCGCCGGTGGGGGGACCGCCGGCCACATCGAGCCGGCGCTCGCCCTCGCGGACGCCCTGCGCAGGCAGGACCCTTCAGTGGGCATCACCGCCCTGGGCACGGAGCGCGGACTCGAAACCCGCCTGGTGCCGGAGCGCGGCTACGAGCTCGGGCTGATCCCCGCAGTGCCGCTGCCCCGCAAGCCGACCCCGGAGCTGATCACCGTCCCCGGGCGGCTGCGCGGCACGATCAAGGCCGCGGAGGAGATCCTCATCCGCACCAAGGCCGACTGCGTCGTCGGATTCGGCGGCTACGTGGCCCTGCCCGGCTACCTCGCGGCCAAGCGGCTCGGGGTGCCGATCATCGTCCACGAGGCCAACGCCCGGCCCGGACTGGCCAATAAGATCGGCTCCCGGTACGCGCACGCCGTCGCGGTCTCCACCCCCGACAGCAAGCTGCGCGGGGCCCGCTACGTGGGCATCCCGCTGCGGCGCTCGATCTCCACCCTCGACCGGGCCGCGGTCCGCCCCGAGGCGCGCGCCGCCTTCGGCCTGGACCCGAACCTGCCGACGCTGCTGGTCTCCGGCGGCTCGCAGGGCGCCCGCCGCCTCAACGAGACGATCCAGCAGATCGCTCCGACCCTCCAGCGCTCCGGGATCCAGATCCTGCACGCGGTGGGTCCGAAGAACGAACTGCCGCGTGTCGACAACATGCCCGGGATGCCGCCGTATGTGCCGGTACCGTACGTGGACCGGATGGATCTCGCGTACGCCGCCGCCGACATGATGCTGTGCCGCGCGGGCGCGATGACCGTCGCCGAACTGTCCGCCGTCGGGCTTCCCGCCGCCTACGTCCCGCTGCCGATCGGCAACGGCGAACAGCGGCTCAACGCCCAGCCGGTGGTCAAGGCCGGAGGCGGTCTGCTGGTGGACGACGCGGAACTGACGCCCGAGTGGGTGCTCAGCCAGGTCCTCCCGGTGCTGTCCGATCCGCACCGCCTGTACGAGATGTCCCGCGCCGCCGGTGAGTTCGGCCGCCGGGACGCCGACGAACTGCTGGTCGGCATGGTGTACGAGGCGATCGCGGCCCACCGGGCCCGCTGA
- a CDS encoding UDP-N-acetylmuramoyl-L-alanyl-D-glutamate--2,6-diaminopimelate ligase, translating into MTTITPEPGNQSGTGAETGPSLRERPAAPGTLTAVPHADQPRTTQTDAPAAPPGPPRPVSVRPIPLPELAALVDLEAAGGPSGPQISGITHDSRAVRPGDLYAALPGAKLHGADFAAQAAALGAAAVLTDPAGAARAAATGLPVLAVADPRGRMGELAAAIYGRPGEGLLQIGITGTSGKTTTAYLVEGGLRAAGRHTGLIGTVEMRVGDERIKSERTTPEATDLQALFAVMRERGVEAVAMEVSSHALVLGRVDGCVFDVAVFNNLSPEHMEFHSDMEDYFQAKAQLFTERRARLGVVNIDDEYGRRLAKEATIPVVTFSAAGDPAADWRAEDVVFGHMDSTLTLLGPDGRRVPATAPLPGPFNVANTVAAIVTLAAAGLDPQTAADGVAAVPGVPGRLERVDAGQPYLAVVDYAHKTDAVESVLRALREVTTGKLHIVLGCGGDRDTTKRAPMGAAAARFADFAVLTSDNPRSEDPLAILAAMFEGAVSVPPAERGTVLVDADRAAAIAAAVARAEPGDTVLVAGKGHEQGQDTAGVVRPFDDRRVLRAAIERRQRAEQAASPEQDRQAEVNQ; encoded by the coding sequence GTGACAACGATCACCCCGGAACCGGGGAACCAATCGGGCACCGGCGCCGAGACCGGGCCCTCACTTCGCGAGCGGCCCGCCGCGCCCGGTACGCTCACCGCCGTGCCCCACGCTGATCAGCCCAGAACCACCCAGACGGACGCCCCGGCAGCGCCGCCGGGACCGCCGCGCCCTGTGTCCGTGCGACCGATTCCGCTGCCCGAGCTCGCGGCCCTGGTGGACCTCGAAGCCGCCGGCGGCCCGTCGGGCCCGCAGATCTCCGGCATCACGCACGACTCCCGTGCGGTCCGCCCCGGTGACCTCTACGCGGCCCTGCCCGGCGCCAAGCTGCACGGCGCCGACTTCGCGGCCCAGGCGGCCGCCCTCGGCGCCGCGGCCGTACTGACCGACCCCGCGGGCGCCGCACGCGCGGCCGCGACCGGGCTTCCGGTGCTGGCCGTCGCCGACCCGCGCGGCCGGATGGGAGAGCTCGCCGCCGCCATCTACGGCCGCCCCGGCGAGGGCCTGCTCCAGATCGGCATCACCGGCACCTCCGGCAAGACCACCACCGCGTACCTCGTCGAAGGCGGACTGCGCGCGGCGGGACGCCACACCGGGCTGATCGGCACCGTCGAGATGCGCGTCGGCGACGAACGCATCAAGTCCGAGCGCACCACCCCCGAGGCCACCGACCTCCAGGCCCTCTTCGCGGTCATGCGCGAACGCGGGGTCGAGGCCGTCGCCATGGAGGTCTCCAGCCACGCCCTGGTCCTCGGCCGGGTCGACGGCTGCGTCTTCGACGTCGCCGTCTTCAACAACCTGAGCCCGGAACACATGGAGTTCCACTCCGACATGGAGGACTACTTCCAGGCCAAGGCGCAGCTCTTCACCGAGCGCCGCGCCCGCCTCGGAGTGGTCAACATCGACGACGAGTACGGCCGCCGCCTCGCCAAGGAGGCGACGATCCCGGTCGTCACCTTCTCCGCCGCCGGTGACCCGGCCGCCGACTGGCGCGCCGAGGACGTGGTCTTCGGGCACATGGACTCCACGCTGACCCTGCTGGGCCCGGACGGGCGGCGGGTCCCGGCCACCGCCCCGCTGCCCGGCCCGTTCAACGTCGCCAACACCGTCGCCGCGATCGTCACGCTCGCCGCGGCCGGCCTCGACCCGCAGACCGCCGCCGACGGCGTCGCCGCGGTCCCCGGGGTCCCCGGCCGGCTGGAGCGGGTGGACGCGGGACAGCCGTACCTCGCCGTCGTGGACTACGCCCACAAGACGGACGCCGTCGAATCGGTCCTGCGCGCGCTGCGCGAGGTCACCACCGGCAAGCTGCACATCGTGCTCGGCTGCGGCGGCGACCGCGACACCACCAAGCGCGCCCCGATGGGTGCCGCGGCCGCCCGGTTCGCCGACTTCGCCGTGCTGACCTCCGACAACCCGCGCTCCGAGGACCCGCTCGCGATCCTCGCCGCGATGTTCGAAGGCGCCGTGTCCGTACCGCCCGCCGAGCGGGGCACCGTCCTCGTGGACGCCGACCGGGCGGCGGCCATCGCCGCGGCCGTCGCGCGCGCCGAGCCCGGCGACACCGTGCTGGTGGCGGGCAAGGGCCACGAGCAGGGCCAGGACACCGCGGGTGTCGTACGGCCCTTCGACGACCGCCGGGTGCTCCGCGCCGCGATCGAACGGCGGCAGCGGGCCGAGCAGGCCGCGTCCCCCGAGCAGGACCGACAGGCCGAGGTGAACCAGTGA
- the murF gene encoding UDP-N-acetylmuramoyl-tripeptide--D-alanyl-D-alanine ligase, which produces MIDLSLAEIADITGGRPHDIPDPSVRISGPVVIDSRKVEAGSLFAAFDGEHVDGHDYAERAVAAGAAAVLAARPVGVPAVVVPDVEKALGALARAVVERLGTDVVALTGSAGKTSTKDLIAQVLQAHAPTVWTPGSLNNEIGLPLTALQATAETRHLVLEMGARGIGHIAYLTGLTPPRIGLVLNVGTAHIGEFGGREQIAQAKGELVEALPAASEGGVAVLNADDPLVRAMAGRTKARTVLFGEAEDADVRATEVRMTPGGQPSFTLHTPAGCSDVTLRLYGEHHVSNALAAAAVAHVLGMSASEIATALSGAGTLSRWRMEVTERADGVTIVNDAYNANPESMRAALRALAAMGGAARANGGRTWAVLGPMAELGDASLAEHDAVGRLAVRLNVSKLVAVGGREASWLQLGAYNEGSWGEESVVVSDAQAAVDLLRSELRPGDVVLVKASRSIGLERVALALLEREGEVADR; this is translated from the coding sequence GTGATCGACCTTTCCCTCGCCGAGATCGCCGACATCACCGGCGGGCGGCCCCATGACATACCGGATCCGTCGGTGCGGATCAGCGGGCCCGTCGTCATCGACTCCCGCAAGGTGGAGGCCGGCAGCCTCTTCGCCGCCTTCGACGGCGAGCACGTCGACGGCCACGACTACGCGGAGCGCGCGGTAGCCGCCGGCGCCGCGGCCGTCCTCGCGGCCCGGCCGGTCGGCGTACCCGCCGTCGTCGTCCCCGATGTCGAGAAGGCGCTCGGCGCCCTCGCCCGGGCCGTCGTCGAGCGCCTCGGCACCGACGTGGTGGCCCTGACCGGGTCCGCCGGGAAGACCTCCACCAAGGACCTCATCGCGCAGGTGCTCCAGGCCCACGCGCCCACCGTGTGGACCCCCGGCTCCCTCAACAACGAGATCGGCCTGCCGCTCACCGCCCTCCAGGCCACCGCGGAAACCCGCCACCTGGTACTGGAGATGGGGGCCCGCGGGATCGGCCACATCGCGTACCTGACCGGCCTGACCCCGCCGCGCATCGGCCTCGTCCTCAACGTCGGGACTGCCCACATCGGCGAGTTCGGCGGCCGCGAGCAGATCGCCCAGGCCAAGGGGGAACTGGTCGAGGCCCTGCCGGCTGCGTCCGAGGGCGGAGTCGCCGTCCTCAACGCCGACGACCCGCTGGTGCGGGCGATGGCCGGGCGTACGAAGGCCCGTACGGTCCTCTTCGGAGAGGCCGAGGACGCCGACGTACGGGCCACCGAGGTGCGGATGACGCCGGGGGGACAGCCCTCCTTCACACTCCACACACCGGCCGGGTGCAGCGATGTGACCTTGCGGCTGTACGGTGAGCACCACGTGTCGAACGCGCTCGCCGCGGCCGCCGTCGCCCATGTACTGGGCATGTCCGCATCGGAGATCGCCACCGCGCTCTCCGGGGCGGGCACCCTGTCGCGGTGGCGGATGGAGGTCACCGAGCGGGCGGACGGCGTGACGATCGTCAACGACGCCTACAACGCGAATCCCGAGTCCATGCGGGCCGCACTGCGCGCACTTGCCGCGATGGGCGGCGCCGCCAGGGCGAACGGGGGACGTACGTGGGCGGTGCTCGGCCCCATGGCCGAACTCGGTGACGCATCACTCGCCGAGCACGACGCGGTGGGACGGCTTGCCGTCCGGCTCAACGTGAGCAAGCTCGTCGCAGTCGGGGGCAGGGAAGCGTCCTGGCTGCAACTGGGCGCATATAACGAGGGTTCGTGGGGTGAGGAGTCGGTGGTCGTGTCCGACGCGCAAGCGGCGGTCGACCTGTTGCGCAGTGAACTGCGCCCGGGTGACGTCGTGCTGGTGAAGGCTTCGAGGTCGATCGGTCTGGAGCGGGTCGCGCTTGCGTTGCTGGAGCGCGAGGGCGAGGTCGCCGACCGATGA
- the ftsW gene encoding putative lipid II flippase FtsW: protein MPAKQMLPGRRPSAVRPRGRSRPVANVKRPAGRGPLARVRRTQRQLRKAWDRPLTAYYLIFGSSLLITVLGLVMVYSASMIKALQLGLGDAYFFKKQFLAALLGTGLLLIASRMPVKLHRALSYPVLAGTLFLMALVQIPGIGVSINGNQNWISLGGPFMLQPSEFGKLALILWGADLLARKGDKGLLSQWKHLLVPLVPVAFLLLGLIMLGGDMGTAMILGAILFGLLWLAGAPTRLFVGVLAFAGVIVALLIKTSPHRMDRLECLGATQPGKNDLCWQAVHGIYALASGGWFGSGLGASVEKWGQLPEAHTDFIFAITGEELGLAGTLSVLALFAALGYAGIRVAGRTEESFVRFAAGGVTTWITAQAVINIGAVLGLLPIAGVPLPLFSYGGSALLPTMFAVGLLIAFAREEPAARAALAMRQPKTGWKRTVVRWKSMRRRVKKRPSGER from the coding sequence ATGCCGGCCAAGCAAATGCTGCCGGGGCGGCGGCCGTCCGCCGTCAGGCCGAGGGGCCGCAGCCGCCCGGTGGCGAACGTGAAGCGGCCCGCCGGGCGCGGGCCGCTGGCACGGGTGCGGCGTACGCAGCGGCAGTTGCGCAAGGCCTGGGACCGTCCGCTCACCGCGTATTACCTGATCTTCGGCAGCTCGCTGCTCATCACCGTGCTCGGCCTGGTGATGGTCTACTCGGCCTCCATGATCAAGGCGCTCCAGCTCGGCCTGGGGGACGCGTACTTCTTCAAGAAGCAGTTCCTGGCCGCCCTGCTGGGCACCGGACTCCTGCTGATCGCCTCCCGGATGCCCGTCAAACTGCACCGCGCGCTCTCCTACCCGGTGCTCGCGGGAACCCTCTTCCTGATGGCCCTGGTGCAGATCCCCGGGATAGGGGTGTCCATCAACGGCAACCAGAATTGGATCTCCCTTGGCGGTCCGTTCATGCTCCAGCCCAGTGAGTTCGGCAAACTGGCCCTGATCCTGTGGGGCGCCGACCTGCTGGCGCGCAAGGGCGACAAGGGGCTGCTGAGCCAGTGGAAGCACCTGCTGGTGCCGCTGGTCCCGGTGGCCTTCCTGCTGCTCGGGCTGATCATGCTGGGCGGGGACATGGGCACCGCGATGATCCTCGGCGCCATCCTGTTCGGCCTGCTGTGGCTGGCCGGGGCGCCGACGAGGCTGTTCGTGGGGGTGCTGGCGTTCGCGGGTGTGATCGTCGCACTGCTCATCAAGACGAGCCCGCACCGGATGGACCGGCTGGAGTGCCTCGGCGCGACACAGCCGGGCAAGAACGACCTCTGCTGGCAGGCCGTCCACGGAATCTATGCCCTCGCCTCCGGCGGATGGTTTGGTTCCGGTTTGGGTGCCAGCGTGGAAAAATGGGGGCAACTGCCCGAAGCCCACACCGACTTCATCTTCGCCATCACCGGGGAGGAACTGGGTCTGGCGGGGACGCTGTCGGTGCTCGCCCTGTTCGCGGCTCTAGGCTATGCGGGTATCCGCGTGGCCGGACGCACGGAGGAGTCCTTCGTACGGTTTGCCGCGGGAGGCGTGACCACCTGGATCACGGCGCAGGCCGTGATCAACATCGGTGCGGTGCTCGGCCTGCTGCCGATCGCCGGAGTCCCGCTCCCGCTGTTCTCCTACGGAGGTTCAGCCCTGCTGCCGACCATGTTCGCGGTCGGACTGCTCATCGCCTTCGCGCGGGAGGAGCCGGCCGCGCGCGCGGCCCTCGCGATGCGTCAGCCGAAAACCGGCTGGAAGCGGACCGTGGTGAGATGGAAGTCGATGAGACGGCGCGTCAAGAAGCGTCCGTCCGGAGAGCGGTGA
- the murD gene encoding UDP-N-acetylmuramoyl-L-alanine--D-glutamate ligase has product MGSRQVTSWQGKNITVAGLGVSGISAARALAGLGASVTVVDGGDSEGHRARAAELAGPGISVRLADAETLPEGTDLVVTSPGWKPDSPLFAAAAAAGVEVVGDVEIAWQLRGENAAPWLAITGTNGKTTTTQMLASILKAAGLRTAAVGNIGTPIIDVVLDEGAYDVLAVELSSYQLHWAPSLRAHSAVVLNLAPDHLDWHGSMEAYAADKGRIYEGNTVACVYNVADPATEKLVEGADVEEGCRAIGFTLGAPGPSMLGVVDGILVDRAFVENRHKNAQELAEVKDVNPPAPHNIANALAAAALARAFGVTPRAVRDGLRNFRPDAHRVAFVDEVDGVGYVDDSKATNTHAAEASLAAFEPVVWIAGGLAKGATFDELVQKSAKRLRGVVLIGADRALIAEALARHAPEVPVTDLARTDTGAMLAAVREAARLAEPGDTVLLAPACASMDMFANYNKRGEAFADAVRELAAGSAADAAKA; this is encoded by the coding sequence ATGGGCAGCCGACAAGTGACCTCCTGGCAGGGCAAGAACATCACCGTCGCCGGTCTCGGCGTGAGCGGCATCAGTGCCGCCCGCGCCCTGGCCGGCCTCGGCGCATCGGTGACCGTGGTCGACGGCGGCGACAGCGAGGGCCACCGCGCCCGCGCCGCCGAACTGGCCGGCCCGGGAATCTCCGTACGCCTCGCCGACGCGGAAACCCTCCCCGAGGGCACCGACCTGGTGGTCACCTCGCCCGGCTGGAAGCCCGACAGCCCGCTCTTCGCGGCCGCCGCGGCGGCGGGCGTCGAGGTGGTCGGGGACGTGGAGATCGCCTGGCAGCTGCGCGGCGAGAACGCCGCTCCGTGGCTGGCCATCACCGGCACCAACGGCAAGACCACCACGACCCAGATGCTGGCGTCGATCCTGAAGGCCGCCGGCCTGCGGACCGCGGCCGTCGGCAACATCGGCACCCCGATCATCGACGTGGTCCTCGACGAGGGCGCGTACGACGTGCTCGCCGTCGAACTCTCCAGCTACCAGCTGCACTGGGCCCCCTCGCTGCGCGCCCACTCCGCGGTCGTGCTCAACCTCGCTCCGGACCACCTCGACTGGCACGGCTCGATGGAGGCGTACGCCGCCGACAAGGGCCGGATCTACGAGGGCAACACCGTGGCCTGCGTCTACAACGTCGCCGACCCGGCCACCGAGAAGCTGGTCGAGGGGGCCGACGTCGAAGAGGGCTGCCGGGCGATCGGCTTCACCCTCGGCGCCCCCGGCCCCTCCATGCTCGGCGTGGTAGACGGCATCCTCGTCGACCGGGCCTTCGTGGAGAACCGGCATAAGAACGCCCAGGAGCTCGCCGAGGTCAAGGACGTCAACCCGCCCGCCCCGCACAACATCGCCAACGCGCTCGCCGCCGCGGCCCTGGCGCGCGCCTTCGGCGTGACGCCGCGCGCGGTCCGCGACGGCCTGCGGAACTTCCGCCCGGACGCCCACCGGGTCGCGTTCGTGGACGAGGTGGACGGGGTCGGCTACGTCGACGACTCCAAGGCCACCAACACGCACGCCGCCGAGGCCTCGCTCGCGGCCTTCGAGCCGGTCGTGTGGATCGCCGGAGGCCTCGCCAAGGGCGCCACCTTCGACGAGCTCGTGCAGAAGTCGGCGAAGCGGCTGCGCGGCGTGGTGCTGATCGGTGCCGACCGGGCGCTGATCGCCGAGGCGCTGGCGCGACACGCCCCCGAGGTCCCGGTCACCGACCTCGCCCGGACCGACACTGGGGCGATGCTCGCGGCGGTCCGGGAAGCGGCCCGGCTCGCCGAGCCCGGCGACACGGTCCTGCTGGCGCCTGCCTGTGCCTCGATGGACATGTTCGCGAACTACAACAAGCGCGGGGAAGCTTTCGCCGACGCGGTGCGCGAACTGGCCGCCGGGAGCGCTGCGGACGCGGCCAAGGCCTAG
- a CDS encoding penicillin-binding protein 2, whose translation MSAQEPRRRVPGPGRPRPGERARAAGAARPAARPGRRRPAAPRTPHTIRLGSPRPRLRLVSVGLTLVMLAFVVRLLQVQAVDARAFSAEASKNRYTSAKLAAERGEITDRKGVALATSVDAYDITADPKMFTPQDSKAPDAPEQAAALLAPILGRDAKDIADRLKTKNTRYVVLAQRQTPQVWNQIKDLKRVFADKAAADKKNNGPGANVLAGVFNEVSSKRVYPGGDLAAGILGYVNAEGKGAGGLESSLDKKLSGKDGKVTYAQSGGRRVPTAGSDETPAVPGDDIELTIDRDIQWAAQSAIAEQVQKSEADRGYVIVQDTRTGEVLAMANAPGFDPNDLTRARSAAMGNAALQDVYEPGSTAKVMSMAAVLEEKKATPETHVEVPNRLHRGDRLFKDDIDHPTWYLTLNGVLAKSSNIGTILATGQLGPTQPEANKVLHSYLTKFGMGRPTGLNYPGESRGILAEPGDWSTSQQYTIPFGQGMSLNAMQAASVYSTVANGGVRIEPTLVRGTKGPDGRFTPAPAPEQNRVVSQETARTLAAMLESVVDDQEGTGTKARIPGYRVGGKTGTSNRVDPATGRYKGYTASFAGFAPADNPRITVYCAIQNPTKGSYFGGQICGPIYKKVMEFALKTLQIAPTGTAPAGLPVAFDPGPQPGPQPTPQSGP comes from the coding sequence GTGAGCGCGCAGGAGCCGCGGCGGCGGGTGCCCGGGCCCGGACGGCCGAGACCCGGGGAGCGCGCCAGGGCCGCCGGCGCGGCGCGCCCCGCGGCCCGGCCCGGCCGGCGGCGGCCCGCCGCACCGCGCACACCCCACACCATCCGGCTCGGCAGCCCCCGGCCCCGGCTGCGCCTCGTCAGCGTCGGCCTGACCCTCGTCATGCTCGCCTTCGTGGTCCGCCTGCTCCAGGTCCAGGCGGTCGACGCCCGGGCGTTCTCCGCCGAGGCCTCGAAGAACCGCTACACCAGCGCCAAGCTGGCCGCCGAGCGCGGTGAGATCACCGACCGCAAGGGCGTGGCCCTGGCCACCAGCGTGGACGCGTACGACATCACCGCCGACCCGAAGATGTTCACCCCGCAGGACAGCAAGGCCCCGGACGCCCCCGAGCAGGCCGCGGCCCTCCTCGCGCCGATCCTCGGCAGGGACGCCAAGGACATCGCCGACCGGCTGAAGACGAAGAACACCCGGTACGTCGTCCTCGCCCAGCGCCAGACCCCCCAGGTCTGGAACCAGATCAAGGACCTCAAGCGGGTCTTCGCGGACAAGGCGGCCGCCGACAAGAAGAACAACGGCCCCGGCGCCAACGTCCTGGCCGGGGTGTTCAACGAGGTCAGCAGCAAGCGCGTGTACCCGGGCGGCGACCTCGCCGCCGGGATACTGGGTTACGTGAACGCCGAGGGCAAGGGCGCCGGCGGCCTGGAGTCCTCCCTCGACAAGAAGCTCTCCGGCAAGGACGGCAAGGTCACGTACGCGCAGTCGGGCGGCCGCCGGGTCCCCACCGCGGGCTCTGACGAGACGCCCGCCGTGCCCGGCGACGACATCGAGCTGACCATCGACCGCGACATCCAGTGGGCGGCGCAGAGCGCCATCGCGGAGCAGGTCCAGAAGTCCGAGGCCGACCGCGGCTACGTCATCGTCCAGGACACCCGTACCGGCGAGGTGCTGGCCATGGCCAACGCCCCCGGCTTCGACCCCAACGACCTGACCCGCGCCCGCTCCGCCGCCATGGGCAACGCCGCCCTCCAGGACGTGTACGAGCCCGGCTCCACCGCCAAGGTGATGTCGATGGCCGCCGTACTGGAGGAGAAGAAGGCCACGCCGGAGACCCACGTCGAGGTCCCCAACCGGCTGCACCGCGGCGACCGGCTGTTCAAGGACGACATCGACCACCCGACCTGGTACCTGACCCTCAACGGGGTCCTCGCCAAGTCCTCCAACATCGGCACCATCCTGGCCACCGGCCAGCTCGGGCCCACCCAGCCCGAGGCCAACAAGGTCCTGCACTCCTACCTGACCAAGTTCGGCATGGGGCGGCCCACCGGCCTGAACTACCCCGGCGAGTCCCGGGGCATCCTGGCCGAGCCCGGGGACTGGTCCACCTCCCAGCAGTACACGATTCCTTTCGGCCAGGGCATGTCCCTCAACGCCATGCAGGCGGCCTCCGTGTACTCGACCGTCGCCAACGGCGGGGTCCGCATCGAACCGACCCTGGTCCGCGGCACCAAGGGCCCCGACGGCCGGTTCACCCCGGCCCCGGCGCCCGAGCAGAACCGCGTGGTCAGCCAGGAGACCGCCAGGACCCTCGCCGCGATGCTCGAATCGGTCGTCGACGACCAGGAGGGCACCGGTACCAAGGCGCGGATCCCCGGCTACCGGGTCGGCGGCAAGACCGGCACCTCCAACCGGGTGGATCCGGCCACCGGCCGCTACAAGGGCTACACCGCCTCCTTCGCCGGCTTCGCGCCCGCCGACAACCCGCGGATCACCGTCTACTGCGCGATCCAGAACCCGACGAAGGGCAGCTACTTCGGCGGCCAGATCTGCGGTCCCATCTACAAGAAGGTCATGGAGTTCGCGCTCAAGACCCTCCAGATCGCCCCCACCGGAACCGCCCCCGCCGGGCTCCCGGTCGCCTTCGACCCCGGCCCGCAACCCGGCCCGCAGCCCACTCCGCAGTCCGGTCCGTGA
- the mraY gene encoding phospho-N-acetylmuramoyl-pentapeptide-transferase: MRQILFAGVIGLFLTLVGTPLLIKLLARKGYGQFIRDDGPRGHAGKKGTPTMGGISFILATLIAYALTKVITGSEPTFSGLLVLFLMAGMGLVGYLDDYIKIVKRRSLGLRAKAKMSGQLIVGIAFAVLALQFKDSRGLTPASTKLSFVTDFGWSIGPVLFVVWALFMILAMSNGVNLTDGLDGLATGAAVMVFGAYTFIGVWQYQESCVNAQDLTNPAACFEVRDPLDLAVVASALMGACFGFLWWNTSPAKIFMGDTGSLALGGALAGLAICSRTEFLMALLGGLFVLITMSVVIQVGSFKMTGKRVFRMAPLQHHFELKGWSEVLVVVRFWIIQGMCVIVGLGLFYAGWAADK, encoded by the coding sequence ATGAGGCAGATCCTGTTCGCGGGAGTCATCGGACTCTTCCTCACGCTCGTCGGCACCCCGCTGCTGATCAAGCTGCTGGCCCGCAAGGGCTACGGCCAGTTCATCCGCGACGACGGCCCGCGCGGCCACGCCGGGAAGAAGGGCACGCCCACCATGGGCGGCATCTCCTTCATCCTGGCGACGCTCATCGCGTACGCCCTGACGAAGGTCATCACCGGCAGCGAACCGACCTTCTCCGGTCTGCTCGTGCTGTTCCTGATGGCGGGCATGGGCCTGGTCGGTTACCTGGACGACTACATCAAGATCGTCAAGCGGCGGTCGCTGGGCCTGCGGGCCAAGGCCAAGATGTCCGGCCAGCTGATCGTCGGCATCGCCTTCGCGGTGCTCGCGCTCCAGTTCAAGGACTCGCGCGGGCTGACCCCGGCCTCCACCAAGCTGTCGTTCGTCACGGACTTCGGCTGGTCGATCGGCCCGGTGCTGTTCGTGGTCTGGGCGCTGTTCATGATCCTGGCCATGTCCAACGGCGTGAACCTGACCGACGGCCTGGACGGCCTGGCCACCGGTGCCGCTGTGATGGTCTTCGGTGCCTACACCTTCATCGGCGTCTGGCAGTACCAGGAGTCCTGCGTGAACGCCCAGGACCTGACCAACCCGGCCGCCTGCTTCGAGGTGCGCGACCCGCTGGACCTCGCGGTCGTAGCCTCCGCCCTGATGGGTGCCTGCTTCGGCTTCCTGTGGTGGAACACCTCGCCCGCCAAGATCTTCATGGGTGACACCGGTTCGCTGGCCCTCGGCGGCGCGCTCGCCGGTCTGGCGATCTGCTCCCGCACGGAGTTCCTGATGGCGCTCCTCGGCGGTCTCTTCGTCCTCATCACCATGTCGGTCGTCATCCAGGTCGGCTCCTTCAAGATGACCGGCAAGCGGGTCTTCCGGATGGCGCCGCTCCAGCACCACTTCGAACTCAAGGGGTGGTCCGAAGTCCTTGTGGTGGTCCGCTTCTGGATCATCCAGGGCATGTGCGTGATCGTGGGTCTCGGTCTCTTCTACGCGGGATGGGCAGCCGACAAGTGA